CAATGCTTTCACATAGGTTTCAAAAGCTGCAATGCCTGCCGGAGTAATCTTGCAGATAGTTTGCGGATAGTTGTCTTTGAACTGTTTGATCACATCCACATAACCAACCTCTTTTAGTTTACTGATCTGCACACTGAGGTTGCCAGCAGTAGAGCCCGTTTTCTCCCGGATGAAGGTAAACTCAGCTTCCTTAACGCCAATGAGCAAGCTCATAACGGCCAGCCGCAATTGAGAATGTAATATGGGATCGAGTTCTTTAAACATGTTGTTGTTTTCCCTGCAGGTATTTCATACGAAGAATAATACCGGGTACAAGCCAGGCTAGTGCTGCGGATAAAGCCATTAATAAAAAATCAAACTTTGTAATGGTGAATGCACTGATAACAGCACTTACCCAACATACAATTCCTCCAAAAGTCATTAGCTTAAACTTTCTTGCGGCTCCTGTTACAATTGTTGGGTAGCCATATACAAACAAGAGGTAAGATGAACCGAATGTCCAGAAGTTCGGAACATCCGATTTTCCTGTTATTTCTCTGTAATCATTGAGAATCGGATGCAATGTGTCCGCTGCAACATTGTTGATAAAATTCACAATAAAAATTCCTATGCCAAAACAAAGCCAAACATAACCCATCACGTCATCATCCCATCCTTTTGCTTTCCGTTCACGGCGTTCACGTATGGAAATGAATATTTGCGGAATAATGGCCAATAGTGCAAGTAACCAGATATCAACAGGCATACTCCACTTGAACTGAATAATACAAAATTGGATTAGGCTGCAGAAAGTGATAACAGCTCCCCACAGTATCGGACCAATACCTGTATCAACAAAATCACTTTTTGCACGGTTGATCATTTGTTGAATGATCATTAAACTTTCCTGTTCCGTTAATGGTTTTTCCTGCATGATCAATTTTGTTTTTGAAAGCGTGAACGAAGTAAGTATCCCGGAACGATCCATGTGATGATAACAGCCGCTGCCAGTAGCAAAAAAGAAAACTGGTACGGAATAAATACGGACACCAATGCCAATACCCAGCAACTCACTGCTCCGATACGCAATGCTGAAAATTTTAAAATAACTCCGGATAAAAATGTAGGCATGCCATACAACATCAGGAATAACGGGTTAAACAATTGCGGTTGCCCGCTACGTCCAATGATAATACCAACAATGAAGCCCATGATCACAAACACCAGCCATACAAAACCGATGATCTCATCGGTATAAGTGCGTACTGTTGTACTTTTCTTTACACGGGAGAGATAGATCATCTGATAAATAACGGTGGGGATTGTCAGCATCCACACATACATTAAATTCTTAAAGTTGCCGAAAAAGTAAACTGAAATAAAACTTGTAATACTACACACCAGAATAACCCAACCCCACAGTAAATACAAATGACCGTTTTCGCTGAAACGGTTCTGAGCTTTGCTGATCATAGATTCGATTAGCTGCAAGCTGTCTTTAGCTGAGAAATCCTGTTGCTCCATGTATTATTGTTTAAACGTCAAAAATAAGGGGAGTCCCGAAGTGTTTACTCCGGGACTAATACACATTATTTACACGCTGCGTATGCCTGTGCGTTTTGCTCTTTGCCCCAATTAGGATGTAATGCTGATGCCGGCTTGAATGCATCGAAAAGTTTTACCGCTTCTTCAAACACTGGTTTTGCTTTTGCACAACCACCACCAAATTGCTCAGGGGTTCTGCTAACACCTTGCGCTTCCCACATGTATGGACGTGGATTAGTTGGATCAAGTTTCTTAGACAACGCCGTGTTCTCCTGAATGATAGCTCCATACTGCATATACCTTGTCATTGGATCAGCACTCATTTTTACAGTAGCGATCATTGCTTTCACCAAAGCGATCTCCGAATTATTTTTTTCAAACTCTTCTGCTTTGTTGATGAATATAGTTGCTTTATCTGCTAAAGGATCGAATTGTTTTGGATCGTTTGTCATGAATGCATGCCACACTTGTGCAACTGCAGCATAATAAAACGGAAGCCATTGATTTTTTTCGGCATTACCAATACGCTCAAATGCATTTACTACATCCAGCATGGCGTCGGCTGTTTTTGCTTCGCCCATTGCCTGCATATTTTTTTGCATGGCACCGGTATATCGTTCGCTCTGTGCAATTGCAGCTGTAAAAAGATGAGCAAAAAAAACAGCAAGAAGTACTTGTTTCATGATTTTTTTTATTTAGAAGATGAGAAAGGTTTATTGTTTGTTTTTGAGTTTTTCGTACTCACGTTCAACACTGTTGCTTTTCGGATA
The DNA window shown above is from Lacibacter sp. H375 and carries:
- a CDS encoding winged helix-turn-helix domain-containing protein, with translation MFKELDPILHSQLRLAVMSLLIGVKEAEFTFIREKTGSTAGNLSVQISKLKEVGYVDVIKQFKDNYPQTICKITPAGIAAFETYVKALQTYLPK